In Pyrus communis chromosome 8, drPyrComm1.1, whole genome shotgun sequence, one genomic interval encodes:
- the LOC137742151 gene encoding scarecrow-like protein 21 produces the protein MDQHFGFGATGAGFSYTAPLPTVPSLRKRLLGSLKFDSSNSPNSPFLTHFDSDSLTTLSDSQEERSSSENLSGVTPSCTSSFETNSYVHQLRLSPSVDCSRDGLQVYSGSTSALKDANSNQNIKQTLQELESALMGPDDEEEAVTTPNTYIGESSRRQMQRSMSWIQEHQVSQPVQRQTSFVSRQRQLGEVQIEKRHKVIDDASLKGLPAGNLKQLLIACAGALSNNDMDGFEKLIEKARGAVSISGEPIQRLGAYLVEGLIARKEISGANIYHALRCREPESNELLSYMQILFEICPYLKFGYMAANGAIAEACRNEDRIHIIDFQIAQGSQWVTLLQALAARPGGAPHVRITGIDDPRSKHARGDGLEAVGRRLKAISDKFNIPVEFHGVPVFSPNVTRDMLDVRPGEALAVNFPLQLHHTPDESVDENNPRDGLLRTVRSLNPKVTTLVEQESNTNTTPFFNRFVEALEYYMAMFESIDVALPRSSKERINVEQHCLARDIVNVIACEGKERVERHELIGKWKSRLTMAGFRQYPLSSYVNSVIRSLLRCYSEHYTLVERDGAMLLGWKDRNLVSASAWH, from the coding sequence ATGGACCAGCATTTTGGATTTGGTGCGACTGGTGCAGGATTCTCATATACAGCTCCACTTCCCACTGTTCCATCTTTACGGAAAAGGTTACTTgggtcattgaaatttgatagtAGCAACTCACCAAATTCACCCTTTTTGACTCACTTTGATTCCGACTCTCTTACGACACTGAGCGACAGTCAGGAGGAGCGCAGCTCCTCCGAGAATCTCTCAGGAGTCACCCCCTCCTGTACCTCTTCATTTGAAACAAACAGTTACGTCCATCAGTTAAGATTAAGCCCTTCGGTGGACTGTAGTCGAGACGGTCTGCAGGTCTATTCTGGTAGCACTTCTGCCTTAAAGGATGCAAATAGTAACCAGAATATAAAACAAACTTTGCAAGAATTGGAGAGTGCTTTAATGGGGCCTGATGACGAGGAAGAAGCAGTCACCACACCAAACACTTATATTGGAGAAAGTAGCAGAAGGCAGATGCAGAGGTCCATGTCATGGATCCAGGAGCACCAGGTTTCACAACCAGTTCAACGCCAGACATCCTTTGTTTCTAGGCAAAGGCAGTTGGGTGAAGTTCAGATTGAGAAACGTCATAAAGTGATAGATGATGCATCTCTAAAGGGTTTGCCAGCAGGTAATCTGAAGCAATTGCTGATTGCATGTGCTGGAGCTCTCTCCAACAACGACATGGATGGTTTTGAAAAGTTGATTGAAAAGGCTAGAGGAGCTGTGTCTATCAGTGGAGAACCAATCCAGCGACTTGGAGCTTACTTGGTAGAAGGGCTGATAGCAAGGAAGGAGATATCGGGTGCCAATATTTACCATGCCCTTAGGTGTAGAGAGCCTGAGAGCAACGAATTGCTGTCCTACATGCAGATTCTGTTTGAGATATGCCCATACTTAAAGTTTGGTTACATGGCAGCCAATGGGGCCATTGCTGAGGCATGCAGAAATGAGGACCGCATCCACATTATAGACTTCCAGATTGCCCAGGGAAGTCAGTGGGTCACTCTCCTTCAAGCACTTGCAGCAAGACCCGGTGGGGCTCCCCATGTACGAATTACAGGTATTGATGATCCTCGTTCTAAACATGCCCGTGGTGATGGGTTGGAGGCAGTAGGGAGACGGTTGAAAGCCATCTCTGACAAATTTAACATCCCAGTTGAATTTCATGGAGTTCCAGTATTCTCACCCAATGTCACGCGGGACATGCTTGATGTCAGGCCCGGAGAGGCTCTTGCTGTGAACTTCCCTCTGCAGCTTCATCACACACCAGATGAGAGCGTTGATGAGAACAATCCAAGGGATGGGCTGCTGAGAACAGTGAGGTCTCTGAATCCAAAGGTAACCACTTTGGTGGAGCAAGaatcaaacacaaacacaacccctTTCTTCAATAGGTTTGTGGAAGCTCTTGAATACTACATGGCGATGTTCGAGTCTATTGACGTGGCCCTGCCAAGGAGCAGCAAGGAGAGAATCAATGTGGAGCAGCATTGCTTGGCGAGAGATATTGTGAATGTCATTGCTTGCGAGGGGAAGGAGAGGGTGGAACGCCACGAGCTCATTGGCAAGTGGAAGTCCAGGTTGACAATGGCAGGGTTTCGGCAATACCCGTTGAGCTCATATGTAAACTCTGTCATTAGGAGTCTACTGAGGTGTTACTCGGAGCATTATACACTGGTGGAGAGGGACGGCGCTATGCTCTTGGGATGGAAGGACAGGAACTTAGTATCGGCTTCTGCCTGGCACTGA